GTAGCGGTCTTCTACCCTTCTCACAGGAACGCGATAGTAAGCTGCCTTATCCGTTACTTTTTTTGTAGTGTTCAAAGAAGCATCTTCTGAAAGAAGAACAAGCTTTGCTTTATTGCTCCTGATTTCTTTTACCACTAATTCTTCACCGGAAATCACTTTTCCTGCCCGAGTTGCAAGGCCCAGAAGAGACATCCATTTGGACTGGCTCATTTCGGGTCTCCTGCGTCCACCAGCATCAGCAGTTCCTCATATAGTTCAGGACTGACTTCTGCTTCCAGGTGGGTGCCAAGAATATTTTTCTTCTTAGCCTTTAAAATTGCGTCTTTATCTTTCGAAACATACGCTCCTCTGCCGGATTTTTTCCCGGTCAGATCAATGGATACCTCGCCCTCTTTTGAACGGACGATGCGGATCATCTCTTTTTTATCTTTCATTTCATTCGTTGCTACACATTTTCTTAATGGAACTTTACGCTTTTTAGTCAAGGTATCCGCTCTCCCTTATTCGATGTCGTCATCTGAATAATGAAAAGAATTGTCCATTTCATCCTCTGAGAACAAAGGCTGGTCATCCCGTGGATAAATGCCCATCTCGCGGGCATCTGTTTCACTCTTAATATCAATCTTCCAGCCCGTCAGCTTGGCAGCCAGACGTGCGTTTTGACCGCGCTTACCGATTGCAAGGGATAATTGGTAATCCGGAACGATTACCGTCGTTGCCTTTTCATCTTCGTTCACCTGAACGTCTACAACCTTAGATGGGCTGAGGGCGTTTGCTACGAATACAACAGGATCCTCAGACCATTCTACGATATCAATTTTTTCGCCTTTAAGCTCATTGACAATCGCCTGAACTCGTCCACCTTTTGAACCTACGCATGCACCGACTGCATCGACTTCTTCGTTATCTGAGTGTACGGAAATCTTCGAACGGTCTCCGGCTTCACGGGAAACGGATTTGATCTCAACGGTACCGTCAAAAATCTCAGGTACTTCAATTTCAAACAGACGCTTCAAAAGACCCGGATGTGTTCTTGATACAAAAATCTGAGGGCCTTTCGTCGTACGCTCAACCTTCGTGATATACACTTTAATACGGTCGTGCGGTTTGTAGGATTCATTCGGCATTTGCTCATTTAAAGGCAGTAATGCTTCAATCTTTCCAAGCGCCACGTAAATGAAGCGGTGATCCTGTCGCTGCACAATCCCCGTCATAATATCGTCTTCACGATCAACAAATTCAGTATAAATAATACCTCTCTCTGCTTCACGGACACGCTGCGTTACGACCTGCTTAGCTGTCTGGGCAGCAATGCGCCCGAAGTCACGCGGCGTTACTTCAAGCTCAACGATATCCCCAACCTCATAGGAAGGAGCAATTTCCTGCGCATCAGCAACAGCGATTTCGAGTCGTGAATCAAATACCTCATCCACCACTTCTTTTCTTGCAAAAACACGCATTGACCCGTTATCAAGATTAAGATCCACGCGGACATTCTGCGCCTGGTTGAAGTTGCGTTTGTATGCAGATACTAAAGCTGCTTCAATCGCTTCAATCAAGACGTTTCTGTCAATTCCTTTTTCTTTTTCCAGATACGTCAGCGCATCCAGTAATTCTGTACTCATCTAAGACTCTCCTTTCATTTGGTCCTTAAGAAAAGGTTACCGCAAGACGGGCTTTTGCCACTTTTTCCTTTGGAACCGTTATTTGTTTCTTTCTCGTTTTAATGGTCATGGTTACGGTCAGGCTCTGTCCATCATATTCATCGAGCACGCCTTCGATTTCCTTAAAGCCTTCAACTGGTTCATAAGTCTTTACAAAGACCTGTTTCCC
The nucleotide sequence above comes from Jeotgalibacillus aurantiacus. Encoded proteins:
- a CDS encoding YlxQ family RNA-binding protein, with the translated sequence MSQSKWMSLLGLATRAGKVISGEELVVKEIRSNKAKLVLLSEDASLNTTKKVTDKAAYYRVPVRRVEDRYLLGQLIGKDARVTVAVLDKGFAEKLITLLDES
- the rnpM gene encoding RNase P modulator RnpM; translation: MTKKRKVPLRKCVATNEMKDKKEMIRIVRSKEGEVSIDLTGKKSGRGAYVSKDKDAILKAKKKNILGTHLEAEVSPELYEELLMLVDAGDPK
- the nusA gene encoding transcription termination factor NusA, whose translation is MSTELLDALTYLEKEKGIDRNVLIEAIEAALVSAYKRNFNQAQNVRVDLNLDNGSMRVFARKEVVDEVFDSRLEIAVADAQEIAPSYEVGDIVELEVTPRDFGRIAAQTAKQVVTQRVREAERGIIYTEFVDREDDIMTGIVQRQDHRFIYVALGKIEALLPLNEQMPNESYKPHDRIKVYITKVERTTKGPQIFVSRTHPGLLKRLFEIEVPEIFDGTVEIKSVSREAGDRSKISVHSDNEEVDAVGACVGSKGGRVQAIVNELKGEKIDIVEWSEDPVVFVANALSPSKVVDVQVNEDEKATTVIVPDYQLSLAIGKRGQNARLAAKLTGWKIDIKSETDAREMGIYPRDDQPLFSEDEMDNSFHYSDDDIE